Proteins encoded together in one Anaerotignum propionicum DSM 1682 window:
- a CDS encoding chemotaxis protein CheA, translated as MNNGMDSMIDMYLFETNSLLEQLENIMLEAEKAKAFSSPDIDEIFRIMHTIKGSSAMMEFDSISKVAHRFEDLFFIFRQNNTTDSLSEGMRKELFNLILRTNDFMRTEVAKIEQNEPISDNIDHFINDINTFIEKLNADEPSTLEAAEMTNAPAENNVTQNSAVLQSIPATTSPYIIKILFDDGSGMEHLRAFIVKNAISDAIGNNFKFYPEDVEHNSETCNYIIDHGFFIFLDDESVMDVTIAAIKSAPNIASFEVIANPTVEAAKAEEAKPELQLKESTQSVTPSQSKPAKGSNPPATQTQQTKQSIISVNLSKLDSLMAIVGEIVITESMVTSSPDLKGLKLDNFLKSTRQLRKLTDELQDIAMSMRMVPISGVFNKMNRIVRDMGQSLNKDVRLTIIGENTELDKTIVDSINDPLIHIVRNAMDHGIEETVEERLATGKEPQGEIVLEAKHTGSDIMITISDDGVGVNTEKVLEKAKRNGILTKPESEYSKREILMLLLAPGFSTNEIVTEFSGRGVGMDVVKQNIEKVGGIVSIESELGEGTCITLKIPLTLAIVDGMEIAVGKSTFTLPITNIRQSFKCTQDEIIYDSLGHEMIERMGNYYSIVRLHKLYNLETEVTDIEEGILVWVEASDISYCLFVDSFIGEQQVVVKPLPPYLNGFNIKNSGIAGCTILGDGNISIILDALSLQTAFENSL; from the coding sequence ATGAACAACGGCATGGATAGTATGATCGATATGTATCTTTTCGAAACAAATTCTCTACTGGAGCAGCTGGAAAACATCATGCTTGAGGCGGAAAAGGCAAAGGCTTTCTCCTCCCCAGATATTGATGAAATCTTCCGAATCATGCACACAATCAAAGGTTCCTCGGCAATGATGGAATTTGATTCTATCTCTAAAGTTGCCCATAGATTTGAAGACCTTTTCTTCATCTTCAGGCAAAACAATACAACCGATTCCTTGTCTGAAGGGATGCGCAAAGAACTTTTTAATTTAATTTTAAGAACGAATGATTTTATGCGCACAGAAGTGGCAAAAATCGAGCAAAATGAACCTATCTCTGATAATATCGACCATTTTATAAACGATATTAATACTTTTATTGAAAAATTGAATGCAGATGAGCCAAGCACCTTGGAAGCCGCTGAAATGACAAACGCACCCGCTGAAAATAACGTAACACAGAATAGTGCTGTTTTGCAATCTATTCCCGCAACCACATCTCCTTATATCATTAAGATCCTTTTTGATGATGGCAGCGGTATGGAGCATTTGCGTGCTTTTATTGTAAAAAATGCAATATCCGACGCCATCGGTAACAATTTTAAGTTTTACCCTGAGGATGTGGAGCATAATTCAGAGACCTGCAATTATATTATTGATCATGGTTTTTTCATCTTCTTGGATGATGAATCTGTTATGGATGTAACCATAGCTGCAATAAAAAGTGCACCAAACATTGCATCCTTCGAAGTTATTGCCAATCCCACTGTTGAGGCTGCAAAAGCTGAGGAAGCAAAACCGGAATTACAGCTAAAGGAATCCACCCAGAGTGTGACTCCAAGCCAAAGCAAACCAGCTAAAGGAAGTAACCCCCCTGCTACGCAGACACAACAGACAAAGCAAAGCATTATCAGTGTAAATTTATCAAAATTAGACAGCCTAATGGCAATCGTGGGAGAAATTGTTATAACCGAATCCATGGTCACCTCCTCCCCCGATTTAAAGGGATTGAAGCTGGATAATTTTTTGAAATCAACCAGACAACTTAGAAAACTGACAGATGAACTGCAAGATATTGCTATGTCCATGCGTATGGTTCCCATTTCCGGTGTATTTAATAAGATGAACCGCATTGTCCGGGATATGGGCCAAAGCTTGAATAAGGATGTACGCCTTACCATTATCGGTGAAAATACCGAATTGGATAAAACAATTGTAGACAGTATCAACGACCCATTAATCCATATCGTCAGAAATGCTATGGATCACGGCATTGAAGAAACTGTAGAAGAAAGACTTGCCACCGGCAAGGAGCCTCAGGGCGAAATCGTTTTGGAAGCAAAGCATACCGGCAGCGATATTATGATTACAATTTCTGATGACGGCGTCGGCGTAAATACAGAAAAGGTATTGGAAAAAGCAAAAAGGAACGGCATTTTAACGAAACCCGAAAGTGAATATTCAAAAAGAGAAATTCTCATGCTTCTTCTTGCCCCCGGTTTTTCCACAAACGAAATCGTTACCGAATTCTCCGGTCGAGGCGTTGGCATGGATGTAGTAAAACAGAATATTGAAAAGGTTGGCGGTATCGTTTCCATTGAAAGCGAATTGGGCGAAGGCACTTGTATTACGCTGAAAATCCCCTTAACTTTGGCAATTGTGGATGGCATGGAAATCGCCGTAGGTAAATCTACCTTCACTCTCCCCATCACAAATATCAGACAGTCTTTCAAATGTACGCAAGATGAAATCATTTATGATTCTTTGGGTCATGAAATGATTGAGCGCATGGGAAATTATTACTCTATTGTTAGACTGCATAAACTTTACAATTTGGAAACAGAAGTTACGGATATTGAAGAAGGTATTTTAGTATGGGTTGAAGCTAGCGATATCTCCTATTGCCTGTTTGTGGATTCTTTTATCGGGGAACAGCAAGTGGTTGTTAAACCTCTGCCACCATACCTGAACGGTTTTAATATTAAAAACTCCGGAATCGCAGGCTGTACTATTCTGGGTGATGGAAATATCAGTATTATCTTAGATGCGCTTAGCCTGCAAACAGCATTTGAAAATTCATTATAA
- a CDS encoding chemotaxis protein CheW, with amino-acid sequence MNMEKSLTHELLDDEFNLTEADENLNKYLTFISAELVYGIPIDNVVEIITNPGITSLPMVPSYVKGIMNLRGQIVPIIDIRQIMNKPVNEDVAITCVIILEIDSISIGVLVDTVLQVINVTNKLSDPPSKNLDFINGMTNLSDGTVMFSLDCQGLISNK; translated from the coding sequence ATGAATATGGAAAAAAGTCTGACCCACGAACTGTTGGATGACGAATTTAACTTAACAGAGGCGGATGAAAACTTAAACAAATATCTTACATTTATATCTGCCGAATTGGTATATGGCATCCCAATCGATAATGTAGTTGAAATCATTACAAATCCGGGCATTACCTCTTTGCCCATGGTTCCGTCATATGTAAAAGGTATTATGAACCTTAGAGGGCAGATTGTCCCAATTATAGACATTCGCCAAATTATGAATAAACCCGTAAATGAGGATGTTGCTATCACATGTGTCATCATTTTGGAAATCGACTCAATTTCCATTGGCGTTCTGGTGGATACTGTTTTACAGGTAATCAATGTGACCAATAAGCTTTCCGACCCTCCTTCCAAAAATTTGGACTTTATCAATGGCATGACAAATCTGAGTGACGGAACCGTTATGTTCTCCTTGGATTGCCAAGGGTTGATCAGCAATAAATAA
- a CDS encoding CheR family methyltransferase — translation MNTLNENDFIRLYTFIQKKYGINLSKKKQLIEGRLNSTLLSMGFNDFSDYVDFILTKSTEKDVEVLLNKLTTNYTYFMREKTHFDFFSHNILPSLVKNKKDKVLSVWSAGCSTGQEPYTLSILIKEFLGKDAPNWDTRILATDISQKVLLQAQKGLYPGDSLKDMPNEWVRKYFNRVANTDQYEVTPELKANVIYKTFNLMDPIHFRIPFDVIFCRNVMIYFNQPTKDALVDRFYDSTNPGGYLIIGLSETINKHSTKYKYVVPAVYRKI, via the coding sequence ATGAATACTTTAAACGAAAATGACTTCATCCGTCTTTATACTTTTATTCAAAAAAAGTACGGAATTAATCTTTCCAAGAAGAAGCAACTCATCGAGGGACGTTTGAATTCAACACTGCTTTCCATGGGCTTCAATGATTTTTCTGACTATGTAGATTTTATCCTGACTAAGTCCACGGAAAAAGATGTGGAAGTTCTGTTGAATAAACTAACAACAAACTACACATATTTTATGCGAGAGAAGACTCATTTTGATTTTTTTTCACATAATATCCTACCTTCTCTCGTAAAGAATAAAAAGGATAAAGTCTTAAGTGTTTGGAGTGCAGGATGTTCAACAGGTCAGGAACCTTATACTCTTTCTATTTTAATAAAAGAATTTTTGGGCAAGGATGCCCCCAATTGGGATACCCGCATTTTAGCAACGGATATTTCTCAAAAAGTTCTTCTGCAAGCGCAAAAAGGACTTTATCCCGGGGATTCCTTAAAGGATATGCCAAATGAATGGGTGCGAAAATATTTTAACCGTGTTGCTAATACAGATCAATATGAAGTAACCCCTGAATTAAAGGCGAACGTTATCTATAAAACGTTTAATTTAATGGATCCCATACATTTTAGAATTCCGTTTGATGTTATTTTCTGTCGGAACGTTATGATCTACTTCAATCAGCCCACAAAGGATGCTTTGGTAGACCGCTTCTATGATTCTACAAATCCTGGAGGATATCTTATTATTGGACTTTCAGAAACCATTAATAAGCATAGCACAAAATATAAATATGTTGTGCCTGCAGTATACAGAAAAATATAA
- a CDS encoding protein-glutamate methylesterase/protein-glutamine glutaminase, which yields MNEKIKVLVVDDSLFFRGVLTKKLAEFDHIEVLGYARDAFEAKEKIPQLKPDVVTLDVEMPKINGIEFLKQLLPERPIPVVLVSALNISVFDALAAGAVEFVKKPELSKSDTISAFIEELAAKITIASRAKVTPITGTSKISATAKPSFAPINSSRLVNTTVIALGASTGGTEATISVIKDLPEDTPSILIVQHMPPGFTKMYAERLNRICKMEVREAVDGDIVKNGLVLIAPGDFHMKLAKLGSNYVVKCFQADKVSGHRPSVDVLFNSVAEVAKKNAVGIIMTGMGRDGAQGLLNMRQQGAYTIGQNKESCVVYGMPMVAKNIGAVMIEASNENIPLVLRRHLATL from the coding sequence ATGAATGAAAAAATCAAGGTATTGGTCGTAGACGACTCACTGTTTTTCCGAGGAGTACTTACAAAAAAGCTTGCTGAATTTGACCATATTGAGGTTTTGGGGTATGCTAGAGATGCCTTTGAGGCGAAAGAAAAAATACCCCAACTTAAACCTGACGTTGTTACGCTGGATGTGGAAATGCCAAAAATAAACGGCATTGAGTTTTTAAAGCAGCTTCTTCCGGAACGCCCGATTCCTGTTGTTTTGGTTTCCGCCCTCAATATCAGCGTGTTTGATGCTCTGGCTGCCGGTGCAGTGGAATTTGTGAAAAAGCCGGAGCTATCCAAATCCGACACCATTTCCGCCTTTATCGAAGAGCTCGCCGCAAAAATAACCATTGCAAGCCGAGCAAAAGTGACGCCGATAACAGGTACAAGTAAAATTTCCGCAACTGCAAAGCCAAGTTTTGCACCAATCAATTCGTCTAGGCTGGTAAACACAACAGTTATCGCTTTAGGCGCATCTACAGGAGGTACAGAGGCCACCATTTCCGTAATCAAGGATTTGCCGGAAGATACCCCGAGCATTTTGATTGTGCAGCATATGCCCCCCGGTTTTACTAAAATGTATGCCGAAAGGCTAAACCGCATATGCAAAATGGAAGTTCGAGAAGCCGTGGATGGGGATATTGTGAAAAATGGATTGGTTCTAATTGCCCCTGGAGATTTCCATATGAAGCTTGCGAAGCTGGGTTCTAATTACGTTGTTAAATGCTTTCAGGCAGATAAAGTAAGCGGCCACAGACCCTCCGTGGATGTTTTGTTCAATTCCGTGGCAGAAGTTGCAAAAAAAAATGCTGTGGGTATTATCATGACAGGAATGGGCAGAGATGGCGCCCAAGGGCTTTTGAATATGCGCCAACAAGGTGCATACACCATCGGACAAAATAAAGAATCTTGTGTTGTCTATGGAATGCCCATGGTAGCAAAAAATATAGGGGCTGTTATGATTGAAGCCTCCAATGAAAATATTCCCTTGGTTTTACGCAGGCACTTGGCCACCCTTTAA
- a CDS encoding flagellar biosynthesis anti-sigma factor FlgM, producing MKVTGNHFFNLQSNAANKDKSTHVSSQSPSVSRAKNYDEIIICGKAETPEQNSFIDALKNKISKEVAAPTSEEKISDLKQQIEEGTYQIDIDQIAKKMLLS from the coding sequence ATGAAAGTCACCGGAAACCATTTTTTTAATCTGCAATCAAATGCAGCAAATAAAGATAAAAGCACCCATGTCTCCTCACAAAGCCCTTCTGTTTCTAGAGCCAAAAATTATGATGAAATTATAATCTGTGGTAAAGCTGAAACACCAGAACAGAATAGCTTTATTGACGCGCTGAAAAATAAAATTTCAAAAGAAGTAGCAGCGCCTACCTCTGAGGAAAAAATTTCTGATCTGAAGCAACAAATCGAAGAAGGAACTTATCAAATTGATATCGACCAAATTGCAAAAAAAATGCTGTTAAGTTAA
- a CDS encoding flagellar protein FlgN: MTTIIDFHNIVIHLIELLEALIAIEKDKLESVTSKNLEALNNCIKNEQVLVLKLKGLDKKREQILSALGFDGLTYKEIISRLPAEQKEESSKLFAKLQKTTDEFHAINDSVKIALDVNLHIINTTLSKLGQNPETQQAPSGNNLKNRFA, encoded by the coding sequence ATGACAACCATAATTGATTTTCATAATATTGTGATTCATTTAATTGAGTTATTGGAAGCACTTATTGCAATCGAAAAGGATAAGCTGGAATCCGTTACTTCCAAAAATTTAGAAGCCTTAAATAACTGTATTAAGAATGAACAGGTTTTGGTGTTAAAACTAAAAGGGCTGGATAAAAAGCGGGAGCAAATCCTTTCAGCCTTGGGCTTTGATGGTCTTACTTACAAAGAAATTATATCACGCCTTCCTGCAGAGCAAAAGGAAGAAAGTAGTAAGCTTTTCGCAAAGCTTCAGAAAACCACAGATGAATTTCATGCAATTAACGACAGCGTGAAAATTGCTCTCGATGTTAATTTACACATCATCAACACGACACTTAGCAAATTAGGTCAAAACCCAGAAACCCAACAAGCACCCTCTGGGAATAATTTAAAAAATAGATTTGCTTAA
- the flgK gene encoding flagellar hook-associated protein FlgK: MRSTFGAFTTAQLGLRASQYGLDVTGQNISNINTKGYTRQVVDQISLNLQNSGRYATVANVGYGVLVTGISQVRDPYLDIRFRNEVAKVGEADVKLGGLKEIESVLDEIATDGIQTQLSDLNTMLQKLAGQVSSQEYENMVKSSADSLTKYLNQCAKQLETIRSNQEYNLKQVEVPEINNILKNISELNKSIKDGQINGTPALELIDQRNVLIDNLAGYMKIDVTYVPTKISDSLTIDELKIDLVGANNTINLLNHLDHVSLDMPAGTTQLNILDAEGNPVKNSSGAVIGTDVFKELTSGSLKGSLEFLNSNGAFDTNKDSFRGIGYYQKMLDLMANTLASTFNDINNTGLPSGTLHDMFGTSDGSTTITAKNICVASGWANSEYGLTKSVNADGSTPASGAQENILKMIDALKSDQPFIKKGALPADDVTIFTGTFHSFVSNLNTTLGIDIKSSKTLLENHVSVANEISSAKNAISSVSLDEEGMNLLKYQKSFAAAARLMTTLDEALETIINKMGVVGR; this comes from the coding sequence ATGCGTTCTACGTTTGGCGCTTTTACTACCGCCCAGTTAGGCCTTCGCGCAAGTCAGTATGGGCTGGATGTAACAGGACAGAATATTTCAAATATTAATACAAAAGGTTATACAAGACAGGTAGTTGACCAAATCAGCTTAAACCTTCAAAACAGCGGGCGCTATGCAACTGTGGCCAATGTAGGTTATGGCGTACTGGTTACAGGTATTTCCCAAGTGAGAGACCCCTACCTGGATATCAGATTCCGAAACGAAGTGGCCAAGGTTGGCGAGGCTGACGTGAAATTGGGAGGACTGAAAGAAATTGAATCTGTTTTGGATGAAATTGCCACTGACGGTATTCAAACACAGCTGAGTGATCTGAACACCATGCTGCAAAAGCTGGCCGGACAGGTTAGCAGCCAAGAATATGAAAATATGGTTAAATCCTCTGCGGACTCATTGACAAAATATTTGAACCAATGCGCAAAGCAATTGGAAACCATCCGCTCCAATCAGGAATATAATCTGAAACAAGTTGAGGTTCCGGAAATCAATAATATTTTAAAGAATATATCAGAATTAAACAAGTCAATTAAGGATGGTCAAATTAATGGTACACCAGCCTTGGAATTGATTGACCAAAGAAACGTTTTGATTGATAACTTGGCAGGCTATATGAAAATTGACGTGACCTATGTTCCAACCAAAATCTCCGATAGTTTAACCATTGACGAATTAAAAATTGATTTGGTTGGTGCAAATAATACAATAAACCTCTTAAATCATTTGGACCATGTAAGCCTCGATATGCCAGCGGGAACAACCCAGCTGAATATTTTAGATGCTGAGGGAAATCCCGTTAAAAATAGCAGTGGAGCCGTAATTGGAACCGATGTTTTTAAAGAACTGACCAGCGGGTCTTTAAAAGGCTCTTTAGAGTTTCTGAATTCCAACGGGGCATTTGATACTAACAAAGATTCTTTTCGCGGTATTGGTTACTATCAAAAAATGTTAGACCTTATGGCAAATACTCTTGCTTCAACCTTTAATGATATTAATAATACAGGCCTTCCCAGCGGTACATTACATGATATGTTTGGTACCTCCGATGGTAGCACAACCATTACAGCGAAAAATATCTGTGTTGCATCAGGCTGGGCAAACTCTGAATATGGCTTAACGAAATCCGTCAATGCAGACGGTTCTACGCCTGCCTCCGGTGCACAGGAAAATATTCTAAAAATGATTGATGCCCTAAAATCAGATCAGCCTTTTATAAAAAAAGGAGCTTTGCCTGCCGATGATGTGACAATCTTTACTGGTACTTTTCACTCATTTGTTTCTAATCTGAATACCACATTGGGTATTGACATAAAATCATCAAAAACGCTATTGGAAAATCATGTGTCCGTTGCCAACGAAATTTCAAGTGCAAAAAATGCCATTTCTTCCGTTAGTTTAGATGAAGAAGGCATGAATTTGTTAAAATATCAAAAATCCTTTGCGGCTGCCGCAAGATTAATGACAACGCTAGATGAGGCCTTGGAAACCATCATTAATAAAATGGGCGTTGTTGGACGATAA
- a CDS encoding DUF6470 family protein: MEPLLKITTVPLKFEMTVNNARLEYNNSNAQLEISRDDGGLKIKSNPIKLDIDSFECYNSVNPTARTSIKDAAEKGKMAAYEATAAYAREGKLFLNAKIGEDVISKIAASKTEVNTNVGITFTPTARPELNWSKPEIMIEYQLDKLNFDWKVMNGNFEFIPGNIEISITQRPDVVIEYIGSPIYVPPSADPEYVPITDLRA, encoded by the coding sequence GTGGAACCTTTATTGAAAATCACCACGGTACCTTTAAAATTTGAAATGACAGTAAACAATGCACGTCTAGAATATAATAATTCAAACGCACAGTTGGAAATTTCCAGAGATGATGGCGGTTTGAAAATAAAAAGCAACCCCATTAAATTAGATATTGATTCCTTTGAATGTTATAATTCTGTAAATCCAACAGCAAGAACGAGCATTAAGGATGCCGCAGAAAAAGGTAAAATGGCCGCCTATGAGGCAACCGCCGCTTATGCAAGGGAAGGAAAACTATTTTTAAATGCAAAAATAGGTGAAGATGTCATTAGTAAAATTGCTGCTTCAAAAACAGAGGTAAACACCAACGTGGGAATAACCTTTACCCCTACCGCAAGGCCCGAATTGAATTGGTCTAAGCCGGAAATTATGATAGAATACCAATTGGATAAACTTAATTTTGACTGGAAGGTTATGAATGGAAACTTTGAGTTTATTCCCGGCAATATTGAAATTTCCATTACACAGCGACCGGATGTTGTAATTGAATACATAGGAAGCCCTATATATGTTCCGCCAAGTGCAGACCCCGAATACGTTCCGATTACCGATTTAAGAGCATGA
- the fliW gene encoding flagellar assembly protein FliW, translating to MELVTKYFSNMTYEDNDVIIFNNGLFGFEKYKKFLLIRFDDHENSPVCLQSIEDADIAFVMINPYNFIHDYNVSLSEADIQDLKLKDADNLTVYNICVLLDSIPQSTTNLRCPVIVNTETRLAKQIILENSEYPFKYPFKDLIPKEG from the coding sequence ATGGAACTGGTAACAAAGTATTTTTCCAATATGACATATGAAGACAATGATGTTATTATTTTCAATAATGGGCTTTTTGGATTTGAGAAATATAAAAAATTTCTTTTAATCCGCTTTGATGACCATGAAAACTCTCCAGTTTGTCTTCAAAGCATTGAAGATGCAGATATCGCTTTTGTGATGATAAATCCCTATAATTTTATTCATGATTACAATGTTTCACTATCAGAAGCAGATATTCAAGATTTAAAACTTAAGGATGCGGACAATCTGACCGTTTATAATATTTGTGTCCTTCTGGACTCCATTCCCCAGAGCACAACAAATTTGAGGTGTCCTGTGATTGTAAATACAGAAACCAGATTGGCAAAACAAATTATATTGGAAAACTCGGAATATCCCTTTAAATACCCATTTAAGGATCTTATTCCTAAGGAGGGCTGA
- a CDS encoding carbon storage regulator yields MLVLQRKIGQSIYIGEDIKITIQDITADKVKISIDAPKDIMIMREELKLATMSNQEALSSSSDSVAMLKKLFQK; encoded by the coding sequence ATGCTGGTATTGCAAAGAAAAATTGGTCAATCTATCTATATAGGCGAAGATATTAAAATCACCATACAGGATATTACCGCTGATAAAGTAAAAATTTCTATCGACGCGCCAAAAGATATTATGATTATGCGTGAGGAACTAAAGCTGGCTACTATGAGCAATCAGGAAGCATTGTCCTCCTCGAGTGACTCCGTTGCAATGTTAAAAAAGTTATTTCAGAAATAG
- a CDS encoding amino acid ABC transporter ATP-binding protein codes for MKVLEINHCNKKFGDNEVLKDISLSVSEGQVVSIIGPSGSGKSTLLRCATLLETMDGGDLIYLGNYAAKSDDNGVSSYVDENKLREIKKHFGLVFQNFNLFPHYSVMKNITEPPILIGKRPKEEVFAEARVLLAKMGLSEKEDAYPHQLSGGQQQRVSIARALAMKPKILFFDEPTSALDPELTGEILKVIKDLAAEHMTMVIVTHEMSFARDVSNHIIFMDGGVIVEEGAPEEVINNPKQERTKAFLGRFQQ; via the coding sequence ATGAAGGTATTAGAAATAAATCACTGTAATAAGAAATTCGGAGATAATGAAGTTTTGAAAGATATTTCCCTTTCTGTTTCAGAGGGACAAGTTGTATCAATTATTGGGCCATCGGGTTCTGGAAAATCTACCTTGTTGCGTTGTGCAACCCTATTGGAAACCATGGATGGAGGAGATTTGATTTATCTGGGCAACTATGCTGCTAAGTCAGACGATAATGGAGTATCCAGCTATGTGGATGAAAATAAGCTTAGAGAGATTAAAAAACATTTTGGGCTTGTGTTCCAAAATTTTAATTTATTTCCCCATTACTCTGTGATGAAGAATATTACAGAACCTCCCATTCTAATTGGGAAACGGCCCAAGGAGGAGGTTTTTGCTGAGGCAAGGGTGCTTTTGGCGAAGATGGGTCTTTCTGAAAAGGAAGATGCTTATCCCCATCAGCTTTCCGGCGGACAGCAGCAGCGTGTATCTATTGCCCGTGCATTGGCAATGAAGCCGAAAATTTTGTTCTTTGATGAACCAACATCTGCCCTTGACCCTGAACTGACAGGGGAAATTTTGAAGGTAATTAAGGATTTGGCGGCAGAGCATATGACCATGGTTATTGTAACCCATGAGATGTCCTTTGCAAGAGACGTCTCCAACCATATTATTTTTATGGACGGCGGTGTGATTGTGGAAGAGGGAGCACCTGAGGAAGTAATCAATAATCCCAAGCAGGAAAGAACAAAAGCATTTTTGGGACGTTTTCAACAGTAA
- a CDS encoding amino acid ABC transporter permease — protein sequence MGSAEYFNIIYQLGDGMLATLLIFVLTLVFSMPLGLLVAFARMSKWTPFGFLLQKDGSAGRMISNDNRKTKLLFLFNSIKRILCSWTGNFKPIQFLAKIYISILRGTPLMLQLLVVYFAPYYVFGINLSKEYRLIAVLIGFSINYAAYFAEIYRSGIESIPVGQYEASSVLGYNKYQTFFKIVFPQMVKRILPPVTNEIITLVKDTAMAFVLNYTEMFTLAKQIAAAKTTIIPLFIAGAFYFVFNAVVAHVMERVERALSYYR from the coding sequence ATGGGTTCGGCCGAATATTTCAATATCATATACCAGCTTGGGGATGGCATGCTGGCAACACTGCTTATTTTTGTTTTAACATTGGTGTTTTCTATGCCATTAGGTCTTTTGGTGGCCTTTGCCCGCATGTCAAAATGGACACCCTTTGGGTTTTTGCTTCAAAAAGATGGTTCTGCGGGGAGAATGATTTCCAATGACAATCGCAAGACAAAATTATTGTTTTTATTTAATTCAATTAAAAGAATTTTGTGCAGTTGGACTGGGAACTTTAAGCCGATTCAGTTTTTGGCAAAAATATATATTTCTATTTTAAGGGGTACGCCCTTAATGCTTCAGCTTTTGGTGGTTTATTTTGCACCATACTATGTTTTTGGAATTAACTTAAGTAAAGAATATAGACTGATTGCAGTTTTAATTGGTTTTTCAATTAATTATGCGGCTTATTTTGCTGAAATCTATCGCTCTGGTATTGAATCCATTCCTGTTGGACAGTACGAGGCGTCCTCAGTTTTGGGTTATAATAAATATCAGACCTTTTTTAAGATTGTTTTCCCTCAAATGGTAAAGCGCATTTTGCCACCTGTGACCAATGAGATTATTACATTGGTTAAGGATACAGCTATGGCTTTTGTTTTAAATTACACAGAAATGTTTACGCTGGCAAAGCAAATTGCGGCGGCAAAAACCACGATTATTCCTCTATTCATTGCAGGTGCTTTCTACTTTGTATTTAATGCGGTAGTGGCTCATGTGATGGAGCGGGTGGAAAGAGCTTTGAGCTATTATCGTTAA
- a CDS encoding amino acid ABC transporter substrate-binding protein, whose product MKKYLGIFVAMLMSVSVLVGCGSTNGKANATPGQDATAAERTKLIVGFDAEYPPYGYRNDAGDYVGFDLDLAAEVCQRHGWELVKQPIDWDAKDMELNSGSIDCIWNGFTMTGREDSYTFSDPYVDNSIVFVVKADSGIKTKADLAGKVVMTQADSSALTALTNQEDNDENLALAASFASLEQSKDYNSAFMNLEAGSIDAIAVDIGVAQYQLTSRGDTFAKLEEPLSTEQYAVGFKKGNTELRDQVQETLYEMLKDGTIDTIAANYKDYNLDQMICLGK is encoded by the coding sequence ATGAAAAAATATTTGGGAATATTTGTAGCAATGCTAATGAGTGTTTCTGTGTTGGTGGGTTGTGGCAGCACTAATGGAAAAGCCAACGCAACTCCTGGACAAGATGCTACAGCGGCTGAACGTACAAAATTGATTGTTGGTTTTGATGCTGAGTATCCTCCTTATGGATACCGTAATGATGCGGGAGATTATGTTGGGTTTGACTTGGATTTGGCTGCAGAGGTCTGTCAGCGTCATGGTTGGGAATTGGTGAAACAACCAATTGATTGGGATGCCAAGGATATGGAACTAAACAGTGGTTCCATTGATTGTATTTGGAATGGCTTTACTATGACAGGCAGAGAGGATAGCTACACTTTCTCTGATCCTTATGTAGACAACAGCATTGTTTTTGTAGTGAAAGCAGACTCCGGCATTAAAACAAAAGCTGATTTGGCTGGAAAGGTTGTTATGACTCAGGCAGATTCTTCTGCATTAACTGCTTTGACAAATCAGGAGGATAACGATGAAAACCTTGCATTAGCGGCAAGCTTTGCTTCCTTGGAACAATCAAAAGATTATAATTCAGCTTTTATGAATTTGGAAGCCGGTTCCATTGATGCCATTGCTGTTGATATCGGTGTGGCGCAGTATCAATTAACCTCACGTGGAGATACATTTGCAAAGTTGGAGGAGCCTTTGTCTACAGAGCAGTATGCGGTGGGCTTTAAGAAGGGCAACACAGAACTTCGTGATCAGGTTCAGGAAACCTTATATGAAATGTTAAAAGATGGTACCATTGATACCATTGCAGCAAATTATAAGGATTATAATTTAGATCAAATGATTTGCCTTGGAAAGTAA